A window of the Armatimonadota bacterium genome harbors these coding sequences:
- a CDS encoding small basic family protein, producing the protein MVYWLFDRGNWQVPAAYAPYLSVAALAGLDTVLGGIKAGIEGRFQNDIFASGFLLNTSLAALMAWLGDAIGLNLALVAVLVLGGRIFLNLSLIRRYYLTRRAMARSQQQEEAAAAAATAAATSLSAQTEPH; encoded by the coding sequence CGGCGGCTTATGCGCCGTATTTGTCTGTTGCTGCCCTTGCCGGCCTCGATACCGTGTTGGGTGGCATCAAGGCCGGAATCGAAGGTAGGTTTCAAAACGACATATTCGCGAGTGGGTTCCTTCTGAACACCTCGCTGGCGGCGCTGATGGCCTGGCTTGGCGATGCTATCGGTCTGAATCTGGCGCTTGTCGCAGTGCTGGTGCTTGGAGGACGCATCTTTCTCAATCTCTCGCTCATCCGGCGTTACTACCTTACGCGCCGAGCCATGGCGCGCAGTCAACAGCAGGAAGAGGCGGCAGCAGCCGCAGCCACGGCGGCAGCTACCAGCCTTTCTGCCCAGACAGAGCCACACTGA
- a CDS encoding cysteine desulfurase: protein MDSIYLDSAATTAVDPGVLAAMLPWFQADFGNPSSIHATGRRARGAVDEARDAVAQLIGSAYSEITFTSGGTEADNLAILGVLLAAPPERNHVVISAIEHHAVLHAGRLARQLGFRVTEVAPDTNGVLAADRVAAALDAGTALVSVMHGNNEIGTLQPIAQIADVAHAIGAWLHTDAVQSAAVQPVDVDELRCDLLSLSAHKMHGPKGAGALYVRTGVPVSALMVGGAQERERRAGTENVPAIVGFGVAANQTRRWVRTDGPATVGTLRDGVETAIQSALPGVTIHGADAARMPHISSFRLDGVDGATLLMNLDRRGIAASSGSACSSGSIEPSHVLTALGIHRRDASGGVRLSLSRTTSAEELTAAVQAVCEISAQLQR, encoded by the coding sequence ATGGACTCTATCTATCTCGATTCGGCCGCAACCACCGCCGTGGACCCCGGCGTATTGGCAGCGATGCTGCCGTGGTTCCAGGCCGACTTCGGCAATCCCTCCAGCATTCACGCTACCGGACGTCGCGCGCGAGGCGCCGTTGATGAAGCGCGCGATGCGGTAGCCCAGCTCATTGGGTCCGCATATTCCGAGATCACCTTCACCAGTGGCGGCACTGAGGCCGACAATCTGGCGATCCTGGGCGTGCTGCTGGCAGCGCCGCCCGAGCGTAATCACGTGGTCATCAGCGCGATTGAGCACCACGCAGTACTCCATGCGGGCCGGCTGGCTCGCCAACTCGGGTTCCGGGTTACGGAGGTGGCTCCAGACACGAATGGCGTGCTAGCCGCCGACCGCGTGGCCGCAGCCCTGGATGCCGGTACCGCGCTGGTATCGGTGATGCACGGCAACAACGAGATCGGCACACTGCAGCCAATCGCTCAGATCGCCGATGTGGCGCACGCCATAGGCGCGTGGCTGCACACCGACGCCGTGCAGAGCGCTGCGGTTCAGCCGGTGGATGTTGATGAGCTGCGGTGCGACCTGCTGAGCCTTAGCGCGCACAAGATGCATGGCCCAAAAGGCGCCGGCGCGCTCTATGTTCGCACCGGCGTGCCGGTAAGCGCGCTGATGGTGGGCGGAGCGCAGGAGCGTGAGCGCCGTGCGGGAACGGAGAACGTTCCGGCGATTGTGGGCTTTGGAGTGGCGGCGAACCAGACGCGCCGCTGGGTACGAACCGATGGGCCGGCCACGGTGGGCACGCTGCGTGACGGAGTCGAGACCGCCATTCAGAGCGCTCTGCCTGGCGTTACAATCCACGGCGCCGATGCCGCCCGGATGCCGCACATCTCCAGCTTTCGGCTGGATGGAGTTGATGGCGCCACGCTGTTGATGAACCTCGACCGGCGCGGTATCGCCGCATCGAGCGGCTCGGCATGCTCATCAGGCTCTATCGAGCCGTCACATGTGCTCACAGCGCTTGGCATACACCGGCGCGATGCTTCCGGCGGTGTTCGATTGAGCCTCAGTCGCACCACAAGCGCAGAGGAGTTGACTGCGGCAGTACAAGCCGTATGCGAAATCTCTGCCCAGCTCCAGCGGTGA
- a CDS encoding polysaccharide deacetylase family protein, whose translation MRFRITLEFCWSTAAVAAILAPSASAAHGRRAAKAQKPATGMIPIIMYHAIGGPAEFAGGRRYDIHGLNIAPQTFRHQLELMRNAGWIPINVSELLKRGPWAPSGRQPVALTFDDARGSQFHTLPNGSIDPNCAVGILLAFHRRHPDWPLRATFYILPDSPWNGVPFDQDREGGWKLRFLIRHGFELGNHTTSHRPLNTLDGRTIQWELANAVSYIHREVGPYAVRSLALPYGIPPKPAYRATLFTGRYRGATYNQRLVLLAGGGPSPLPTDPRFVFGAIPRVVPAPGVVEQWTRKLRHAWNNIAIGRGDAGAGPRSHE comes from the coding sequence ATGAGATTCCGGATCACTCTCGAATTCTGCTGGAGCACAGCGGCAGTCGCAGCCATACTGGCGCCATCCGCAAGTGCCGCTCACGGGCGCCGGGCAGCCAAAGCGCAAAAACCGGCTACCGGCATGATACCCATCATCATGTACCACGCCATCGGCGGACCGGCGGAGTTCGCCGGCGGTCGGCGCTACGATATTCACGGGTTGAATATCGCCCCGCAAACCTTCCGACACCAGCTTGAACTGATGCGCAATGCCGGATGGATACCGATCAATGTATCGGAGCTGCTCAAGCGCGGGCCATGGGCGCCATCCGGTCGGCAGCCGGTGGCGCTCACGTTCGATGATGCACGCGGCAGCCAGTTTCACACGCTGCCGAACGGCTCAATCGATCCCAACTGCGCGGTCGGCATCCTGCTTGCGTTCCATCGACGGCATCCGGATTGGCCGCTGCGCGCCACGTTTTACATTCTGCCCGATTCACCGTGGAACGGCGTTCCGTTCGACCAGGATCGCGAAGGCGGATGGAAGCTGCGGTTTCTTATCCGACACGGCTTTGAGTTAGGTAACCACACCACCTCACATCGCCCACTGAACACACTGGATGGCCGTACCATTCAGTGGGAACTTGCCAATGCTGTAAGTTACATTCACCGCGAAGTCGGCCCATACGCCGTCCGTTCGCTCGCCCTGCCCTACGGCATCCCGCCGAAACCGGCCTACCGGGCCACGCTCTTCACGGGCCGGTACCGTGGCGCCACCTACAACCAGCGGCTGGTGCTGCTCGCAGGCGGCGGACCGTCGCCGCTGCCAACCGATCCGCGGTTTGTATTCGGCGCGATTCCGCGTGTTGTGCCTGCACCGGGCGTAGTGGAGCAGTGGACGCGGAAGCTGCGCCACGCGTGGAATAACATTGCGATAGGCAGGGGCGACGCAGGTGCCGGCCCGCGGTCACACGAATAG
- a CDS encoding hydantoinase/oxoprolinase family protein encodes MTPISKSGSESIAGVDTGGTFTDFVFIVPGRAPVTWKCASTPSHPEQAVLAGMKHAIDRGWLTAPFRLVHGTTVVTNTLLTRSGARVALISTQGFRDAIEIGRQNRDRLYDLSPSRAEPLVERRMRFEAAERVDWRGAVLNGLDIGEIRRTLKLVSELNAESLAVCLLFAYLNPSHEEQILSLAAEIGIPVSISSKVAPIQGEFERAATTVANAYVAPVLQSYLTALEPPARRLGASAVHVMQSNGAMRLPPEAGHMAIHSALSGPAGGVTAAASLARAARRRRLLTLDVGGTSADLAVVVDYRPQAAQETHVAGQPLRTPALDIETIGVGGGAIARIDEAGALHVGPQSAGADPGPVAYGRGNQITVTDAHILLGRIPHDVRLAGDTPLHVEAVARAFADAGRAAGMTPIDLATGVIEVANAEMARAIRRATAARGYHPSGFTLLAFGGASALHACELAEMVAMREVMAPPHPGVFSAWGLVQAVKLTEVVRSLPAGCSSPGPVEEMDRLVNRVLNEMRGQLESSLTADGIALRGLTWQATVGLRYEGQGSHIPIPLPTPGVGAAIARFHRSHRRLYGFSAPERNVEAVQVGLAVQRGRPPRLPKPQLPTKLARPAGTTCLRLACTHEAPIFHREELAVRQQLPGPCVVVQHDATILVIPGWVAETDLMGNLVIRHTAED; translated from the coding sequence ATGACGCCAATCTCCAAGTCAGGATCCGAGTCGATTGCCGGGGTAGATACCGGGGGCACATTCACCGATTTCGTCTTTATCGTACCGGGTCGGGCGCCGGTAACCTGGAAATGTGCGTCAACGCCGTCGCACCCCGAGCAGGCGGTGCTAGCGGGCATGAAACATGCCATCGATCGCGGCTGGCTCACGGCACCATTTCGGCTCGTGCACGGCACCACTGTGGTAACCAACACGCTCCTGACGCGTTCAGGAGCGCGCGTGGCGCTCATCTCCACGCAGGGGTTTCGCGACGCGATTGAAATCGGGCGGCAGAATCGCGACCGGTTGTACGATCTGTCGCCGAGTCGTGCCGAGCCGCTTGTTGAGCGGAGAATGCGCTTCGAGGCTGCAGAGCGCGTCGACTGGCGCGGCGCTGTGCTGAATGGGCTGGATATCGGTGAAATCCGGCGCACGCTCAAACTGGTTTCGGAGTTAAATGCCGAGTCTCTGGCGGTGTGCCTTCTTTTTGCATACCTCAACCCGAGCCATGAGGAGCAGATACTGTCGCTTGCCGCCGAGATTGGCATACCGGTCTCCATCTCCTCGAAGGTGGCGCCAATACAGGGCGAATTCGAGCGTGCCGCCACAACTGTGGCGAATGCCTATGTGGCGCCCGTTCTTCAGAGCTACCTTACCGCCTTGGAGCCGCCGGCCCGCCGCCTCGGCGCCTCCGCCGTTCACGTGATGCAATCCAACGGCGCGATGCGCCTGCCACCGGAAGCCGGCCACATGGCCATTCATAGCGCCCTTTCCGGTCCGGCTGGTGGCGTTACGGCCGCAGCGAGTTTGGCGCGCGCCGCGCGCCGCCGCAGGCTGCTGACGCTGGATGTTGGCGGGACCAGCGCCGATCTTGCCGTGGTAGTCGACTACCGTCCACAGGCCGCTCAGGAGACCCACGTCGCCGGCCAGCCGCTGCGTACGCCGGCTCTGGATATCGAAACGATCGGAGTCGGCGGTGGAGCGATCGCGCGCATCGATGAGGCCGGTGCGCTGCATGTTGGTCCGCAAAGCGCGGGCGCAGACCCGGGCCCGGTCGCATACGGGCGAGGTAACCAGATTACCGTCACCGACGCCCACATCCTTCTCGGGCGTATACCGCACGACGTGCGCCTGGCCGGCGACACGCCTCTTCATGTGGAGGCCGTCGCACGTGCTTTTGCCGATGCCGGTCGAGCGGCTGGAATGACGCCGATAGATCTGGCCACGGGCGTGATAGAGGTCGCGAATGCCGAGATGGCGCGCGCTATACGCCGAGCGACCGCGGCGCGCGGATATCACCCGTCGGGCTTTACACTGCTGGCGTTCGGCGGCGCATCAGCCCTGCATGCGTGCGAACTGGCCGAGATGGTCGCCATGCGTGAGGTGATGGCGCCGCCACATCCCGGTGTCTTCTCCGCCTGGGGGCTGGTACAGGCCGTTAAGCTCACCGAGGTCGTCCGCTCACTTCCCGCCGGATGCAGTTCGCCCGGCCCGGTTGAGGAGATGGATCGCCTTGTGAACCGGGTGTTGAACGAGATGCGCGGCCAGTTGGAGTCGTCGCTGACTGCCGATGGCATCGCGCTGCGCGGGCTCACGTGGCAGGCCACAGTGGGATTGCGTTACGAAGGGCAGGGCAGCCATATTCCCATCCCGCTCCCTACACCGGGCGTCGGCGCTGCCATCGCCAGGTTCCACCGCAGCCACCGCCGTCTATATGGTTTCAGCGCTCCAGAACGCAATGTGGAGGCCGTCCAGGTGGGCCTGGCGGTGCAGCGCGGCCGCCCGCCACGGTTGCCAAAGCCCCAGCTCCCGACCAAACTCGCCCGGCCCGCAGGAACTACATGCCTGCGTCTGGCCTGTACACATGAAGCGCCCATTTTTCACCGCGAGGAGCTCGCGGTGCGTCAACAGCTACCAGGGCCGTGCGTGGTGGTGCAGCACGATGCTACCATTCTGGTAATACCCGGATGGGTTGCGGAGACCGACCTGATGGGTAACCTTGTAATCCGGCATACGGCAGAGGATTGA
- a CDS encoding DUF1343 domain-containing protein, whose product MAANLNPVSTGIDALAVTGFKLLRGKQCGLVTNHTGLSSEGRRSADLLHHAPNVQLHALFSPEHGLEGVLDTGVADTRDSATGLPVYSLYGKTDKPSPEQLRGLDTLVYDIQDIGARYYTYISTLGLCMEAAAEHGLMFVVLDRPNPIGGLVVEGPEADSDRLSFTAFHPMPVRHGMTVGELAGMFHTERPIGVNLHVERAAGWRRSMFWDETNLLWINPSPNIRCFNQALLYPGIGLLEPTNVSVGRGTDTPFEIVGAPFIDGRVLAARLRAERLPGVVFVPTEFRPNSSIHAGALCRGISLQITSREALVPVLTGVAIAAALRDLYPSTWRISEFNRLLVNRAAFERFRAGADPEELVHSWYEDDHAFAQRRKPFLLYE is encoded by the coding sequence ATGGCGGCAAATCTCAACCCGGTCTCCACCGGGATCGACGCTCTGGCGGTAACAGGCTTCAAGCTGCTGCGTGGCAAGCAGTGCGGCCTTGTTACCAACCATACCGGACTGTCGAGCGAGGGGAGGCGCAGCGCGGACCTACTGCACCACGCGCCGAACGTTCAGCTTCACGCCCTTTTCAGCCCCGAGCATGGGCTTGAGGGAGTGCTGGATACCGGCGTCGCCGATACCCGCGATTCCGCCACCGGTCTGCCCGTGTATAGCCTGTATGGCAAAACAGATAAGCCGTCGCCCGAACAGTTGCGCGGCCTGGATACGCTGGTCTACGACATTCAGGATATCGGCGCTCGCTACTACACGTACATCAGCACGCTTGGTCTTTGCATGGAGGCTGCGGCGGAGCACGGCCTGATGTTTGTAGTGCTCGATAGGCCTAACCCGATTGGCGGATTGGTGGTGGAAGGGCCTGAGGCGGACTCCGACCGCCTCAGCTTTACGGCATTTCATCCTATGCCGGTTCGACATGGCATGACCGTGGGGGAGCTGGCCGGGATGTTTCACACCGAACGCCCGATTGGCGTGAACCTTCACGTTGAGCGCGCTGCGGGTTGGCGGCGCAGTATGTTCTGGGACGAAACCAACCTGTTGTGGATCAATCCGTCTCCGAACATTCGATGCTTCAACCAGGCGCTGCTCTATCCTGGAATCGGGCTGCTGGAGCCAACCAACGTGAGCGTTGGCCGTGGTACCGACACGCCGTTTGAGATCGTTGGCGCGCCGTTCATCGATGGCCGCGTTCTCGCCGCCCGCCTGCGCGCGGAGCGGCTGCCGGGTGTGGTGTTCGTGCCTACAGAGTTTCGCCCTAACTCAAGTATCCATGCCGGCGCATTGTGCCGGGGGATCAGTCTTCAAATCACCAGCCGCGAGGCGCTTGTACCGGTGCTGACCGGTGTAGCAATAGCCGCCGCGCTCCGCGATCTGTACCCGTCAACCTGGCGCATCTCCGAGTTCAACCGCCTCCTGGTAAACCGGGCAGCGTTTGAGCGATTCCGTGCGGGCGCCGATCCGGAAGAGCTCGTCCACTCCTGGTACGAAGATGACCACGCGTTTGCCCAGCGCAGAAAGCCATTTCTCCTGTACGAGTGA
- the ftsZ gene encoding cell division protein FtsZ, whose protein sequence is MATPNNSSFPPDIHGARIKVVGVGGCGLNAVTRMIEAGLGGVEFIAMNTDAQVLNISPAGDKLQLGEATTHGLGAGGNPDIGRRAADESAAEIRKRLDGAEMVFITAGMGGGTGTGGAPVVAAICQELGILTIGVVTRPFSFEGPRRARIASDGIDDLRSHVDAIIVVPNDRLAIADRKVTFEDAYRAADDILRQGVQGITDMINIPAVQNVDFADVQSIMKGAGTALIGIGIASGDHRAAEAAELAINSPLLEHGMDGATGVLVSYTTSSDFRLEELTEASEIILGKCDPDDANIITGWIKDSALAGEVKITVVATGFGRHRSSGFAGGGAAPPRPADVFQRRIDTGTPASAVAASDEKPAASTPSTPAPTRDEVEVPDFLRRRP, encoded by the coding sequence ATGGCAACACCGAACAATTCATCATTTCCACCCGACATCCACGGCGCCCGGATCAAGGTTGTAGGCGTCGGTGGCTGCGGATTGAACGCCGTCACCCGGATGATCGAAGCCGGATTGGGCGGTGTTGAGTTCATCGCTATGAACACCGACGCGCAGGTTCTTAACATCTCGCCCGCCGGAGACAAGCTGCAGCTGGGCGAGGCGACCACCCACGGATTGGGCGCCGGCGGAAATCCCGATATTGGCCGGCGAGCGGCCGATGAAAGTGCGGCCGAGATTCGTAAACGGCTGGATGGCGCCGAAATGGTATTTATCACCGCCGGCATGGGCGGCGGCACGGGTACCGGGGGTGCGCCGGTGGTCGCAGCTATCTGCCAGGAGTTGGGCATACTGACGATTGGTGTGGTTACGCGACCGTTCTCCTTTGAAGGACCGCGGCGCGCGCGGATTGCGTCGGATGGAATCGATGACTTACGGTCACACGTAGATGCGATCATCGTGGTTCCCAACGACCGCCTGGCGATCGCGGACCGCAAGGTGACCTTTGAGGATGCGTACCGTGCCGCCGACGACATACTGCGACAAGGCGTTCAGGGAATCACCGACATGATCAACATCCCGGCAGTCCAGAACGTAGATTTCGCCGACGTCCAGTCGATCATGAAGGGCGCCGGCACCGCGCTGATTGGGATCGGGATCGCGAGCGGGGATCATCGTGCAGCCGAAGCAGCCGAGCTAGCCATAAACTCACCCCTTCTTGAGCACGGCATGGACGGCGCGACCGGCGTGCTGGTGAGTTACACCACAAGCTCCGACTTCCGCCTTGAGGAGCTTACCGAAGCCTCCGAGATCATCCTGGGCAAATGCGATCCGGACGACGCGAATATCATTACCGGCTGGATCAAGGACAGCGCGCTTGCCGGCGAAGTTAAGATCACGGTCGTGGCCACAGGGTTCGGCCGGCATCGGTCCAGCGGATTTGCCGGCGGCGGTGCGGCGCCACCACGTCCGGCCGACGTTTTCCAACGCAGGATCGACACGGGAACACCAGCTTCCGCGGTGGCGGCCAGCGACGAGAAACCGGCGGCGTCGACGCCGTCGACGCCGGCGCCTACGCGCGACGAGGTCGAGGTCCCTGATTTTCTCCGGCGGCGCCCGTAA